Proteins co-encoded in one Capnocytophaga ochracea DSM 7271 genomic window:
- a CDS encoding HAL/PAL/TAL family ammonia-lyase, which translates to MKTLRTYSDFKDIVFDKKEVAISKETKALIEESYAFLKDFAENKIIYGVNTGFGPMAQYRIEKEDQLQLQYNLIRSHSSGLGEVFDEETVRAAILCRLTSLSLGKSGVHIEAIELMRDLLNYRITPLIFQHGGVGASGDLVQLAHLALVLIGEGEVFYKGARRPTAEVFAEVGLKPLQIHLREGLSLMNGTSVMTGLAGVNVYYAQKLLDWTVKFTTAINELVQTYDDHFSSELNNAKQHTGQKEIARMMRDFLHDSKRTRKRAEHLYKGQHNETVFKEKVQEYYSLRCVPQILGAVYDTIAHTERIVEEELNSANDNPIVDVPTQQVYHGGNFHGDYISLEMDKLKLVVTRMTMLAERQLNYLLNPKINELLPPFVNAGKLGFNFGMQGVQFTATSTTAENQTLSTSMYVHSIPNNNDNQDIVSMGTNAATLTHKVINNAFQVLAIEAITIAQAIDILGCYDELSSTTKEWYREIREIIPFFKEDLVFYAYLKEATSWLKK; encoded by the coding sequence ATGAAAACATTGCGTACTTACAGCGATTTTAAAGATATCGTTTTTGATAAGAAAGAAGTGGCTATTAGCAAAGAAACTAAAGCCCTCATTGAAGAGAGTTACGCTTTCTTAAAAGACTTTGCAGAGAACAAAATCATCTATGGCGTGAATACGGGCTTTGGACCGATGGCGCAATATCGCATTGAAAAAGAAGACCAATTGCAGTTGCAATACAACCTTATCCGCAGTCATAGTTCGGGCTTAGGGGAGGTGTTTGATGAAGAAACCGTGCGGGCGGCTATATTGTGTAGACTTACGAGCTTGTCGTTAGGCAAATCGGGGGTGCATATAGAGGCAATTGAACTGATGCGCGACCTATTGAACTACCGCATTACCCCGCTTATTTTCCAACACGGAGGCGTGGGAGCTAGTGGCGACCTTGTGCAGTTAGCCCATCTCGCCTTAGTGCTCATAGGCGAAGGAGAAGTGTTCTACAAAGGCGCGCGCAGACCTACGGCTGAAGTATTTGCCGAAGTGGGACTCAAACCGCTACAAATACACTTACGCGAGGGTCTTTCGCTGATGAACGGCACGTCGGTAATGACGGGCTTGGCAGGGGTGAATGTGTATTACGCACAAAAGCTATTGGATTGGACAGTGAAGTTCACAACGGCTATCAACGAGCTAGTACAGACTTATGACGACCATTTTTCATCTGAATTAAACAACGCCAAACAACATACTGGGCAAAAAGAAATCGCCCGAATGATGCGCGACTTCTTGCACGACAGCAAGCGCACCCGCAAACGTGCAGAACATCTTTACAAAGGGCAGCACAACGAAACTGTATTTAAAGAAAAGGTGCAAGAATACTACTCCTTGCGCTGTGTGCCACAGATACTCGGGGCTGTATACGACACCATTGCGCATACTGAGCGCATCGTAGAAGAGGAACTGAACTCGGCTAACGACAACCCAATAGTAGATGTGCCTACCCAACAGGTATATCACGGGGGTAACTTCCACGGCGATTATATATCTCTTGAAATGGACAAGCTTAAACTGGTAGTTACCCGTATGACAATGCTTGCTGAGCGACAGCTCAACTACCTTTTGAACCCCAAAATCAACGAGCTATTGCCACCATTTGTGAACGCAGGGAAATTGGGCTTTAACTTCGGTATGCAAGGGGTACAGTTTACCGCTACTTCTACCACTGCCGAAAACCAAACCCTCTCTACCTCGATGTATGTGCATAGTATCCCGAACAATAACGATAATCAGGATATAGTGAGTATGGGTACCAATGCGGCGACTCTTACCCATAAAGTGATAAACAACGCTTTTCAGGTGCTTGCTATTGAGGCTATCACCATTGCGCAGGCTATCGATATCTTGGGCTGTTATGACGAGCTTTCGAGCACTACAAAAGAATGGTATAGGGAAATAAGAGAGATTATACCGTTCTTTAAGGAAGATTTGGTGTTTTATGCTTACTTGAAGGAAGCCACATCGTGGTTAAAG